From Bdellovibrio sp. KM01:
CTGTCGTCGCTGACGCTGTTCGGGGTTTAGCTCAAAGATCCGCTTCTGCTGCGAAAGAAATTTCTAATCTGATCAAAGAAAGCGTTGATAAAATCGATTCAGGAACCCAGATCGCAGATAAATCTGGAGTGGTTCTGAGCGAGATCGTAAATTCAGTTAAAAAGGTTTCCGACATCAACAACGAAATTGCCGAGGCCAGTTCTCAACAAGCAACTGGTTTGCAACAAATCAATAAGGCGATGTCTGATCTGGATCAATCATCCCAAAACAATGCGGCATCCGCAGAACAAATTGCCAGCACCTCGACGGAGATTCAAAACCAAGCCACAGACGTGGAAAATGACGTGGCCCATTTAAACATCATCGTCCTAGGTCGTAGGGCCGAAAGTCAGAAAGCAGCTTAGGTTGCTTTTCGACAGCCCTACCTCGCGAGTTTGGCCAGTCCCCTACGAACTAACTAGAATTTAGCTATGGACATACCACAGCTAATCCATGAGCATCCGGAGATTACGATCTTCTTTTCGATGTTCATTGGGCATTTAATCGGTAGAATTAAAATTGGTCATTTTTCTTTGGGTTCCGTCGTCGGAACTCTGCTCACGGGACTTGTCGTGGGCGTGGCCTACGTCCCCGATATTCCTGAGGTGGTTCGTTGGGCATTCTTTGATCTATTTTTATTTGCGATCGGCTACTCCGTGGGGCCGCAATTTTTTTCCAGTCTTAAAAAATCAGCCCTGCCGCAAATTATTATCTCTGTCACCGTCAATATTGGCGGCCTTTTTGCCGTCATTGGCTGTGCGTGGGCGATGCGCTTTGATACGGGAACCTCTGCCGGACTTCTTTCTGGAAGTTTAACTCAGTCCGCAGCATTGGGGACCGGGATCAGTGCGATTCATGAGTTGAATATCGGACCTTCAGAAAAAGATCGTCTTTCCTCAAATGTCCCTATTGCCGATGCTATGACATACGTATTTGGTGATATTGGTTTGATTCTGTTATTGGTGGTGATCCTGCCCGCTATTTTTAAAATCGATCTAAAAAAAGAAAGTGCTGATCTTGAAGAGGCCATGCGCAAAGACAGCTCTGACGAAAGCGAAAGTTTCTTTAAGATTGCCAATAAAGAAACCCTGCGAGCCTATGTGGTGACGTCGAAGGACTTTATTGGAAAATCCGTGAAAGACATCGAAACCCAGTTTGTCGCCAACCGAATTTTTATTGAGAAAGTTCAACGCGAAGGAAATCTGCAGACCGTCACACCTGAATTGATTTTGAATCTGGGAGACATCATTACCATTGCTGGGTGGCGCCCTGGGTTCATTCAAGGAATTGAAAAAATCGGTTCCGAAATTGACAGCAACGAAATGCTTTCCGTTGATCATTCTGAACGAAAAATTTTTGTCGCAAACAAAGAAATCGTCGGCAAAACACTTTCTGAAGTCGCCAAACAAGGTCGTGGACTCTTCCTTAAAAAAATTCAGCGCGGTCCAACTGAAATGCCTCTGCTTCCAAAACTGGAATTGCGTCACGGAGACATCTTATATCTGATGGGCTCCACAGAAAATTTGGATCGTGCGACCAAAATCATCGGCTTTGCTGAATCAGATCCTCATAAATCCGATTTAGCTTTCTTGGCTTTCTGCGTATGCTTGGGCACAGTGCTGGGACTTTTATCTTTTCATGTCGGCGACATTCCACTGGGACTGGGTTCAAGTGGTTCGATTCTGGTTGTCGGTTTAATTGCCGGTTGGGCACAAAGGCGCTTCCCGAAGGTGGGGCGTATTCCTGAACCCGCACAGAAACTTTTGATCGACATCGGCCTCATTGTTTTTATTGCGGTCGTGGGATTAAAAGCAGGTCCCAATGCCGTCGATGCTATCAAAGCTGGGGGCATCGTGATGGTTGCAAAAATTTTATTCGCAGGGGCAATCAGCACCCTTGCCGGCCCGATTCTGGGCTTTCTAGTGGGTCATTTTATACTTAAACAGAATCCGGCTTTGACACTGGCATCTTTAGGCGGAGCTCAAACAGCGATGCCTTCGCTTAATGCCCTTCAAGATGCCTCTGAAAGCAAGATCTTAGCACTTTCATTCACTCTTCCCTATGCAATCGGCAATATCCTCTTAACCTTATGGGGACCTATAATTGTGGCCGTTTCCAGATTGTGGCAATAAGATTCAAATGGACAATTAGAAACTTTACCGGAAGTTACCATATTGGCCGGAATGCTCTGCCAGGTATCCGTGAACGATCGCCTGTCCGAGACAGACCATAAATTTTAAATAGGATTACTGTTGCGCCATCGCGCGAAGATCGTATTGCTCTTTATAAAAGTTCTTTTCGAAGCGTTTGAATGATTCCAAACGAACTTCTGATCCCAAGATATCTTTCATACGAGTGACGTTTTCTTTTTCAAAGGCGCGCATTTTATCAATTCCGTCTTTGATAAAGTCTGGATGGATTTTATTTCGACGTTCTTGAAGCTCCTTCACTGTGGCATTGGCCGCCGCCAGGACCTGAAGGGATTTGTCTTCATCAATACGCCATGTTTTTAGCAAGTACTGGGAAGCCGCTTTGTAGAACTTCTGCTGGAATTCATTATCCCCATACGTCGCCGTAAAATTACGCGTGTAAATCACTGCATCCGTATAGGAATCCTTCATCTCGTCCACTTGCGGAGGATTGAAACGACGGCGCTCTAAATCTGCGGCGCGAGCTGCAGCTTCCTGTTGGGCGCGAGTGCCCATTGGATTTGAATCTTTGCGAACACGGTCCAAAGCGATCTCACCGGCAAAAACGATCACGATACCGGCCGCCAGACCCATCGAAGCCCAACGGACTTTTTCGTTCTTACGTTTTTTAACGATATCGGCAGGTTTTGCCTGAGTCGCCGAGCTTTGGGAAATCGAAGACACACGGCCTTCCACGGCTTCCTGGATTTGCTCTTGGACTTTTTGTTTAATCTTATTCCATTCGTTCACTTCCACGAGCTGAACGACTTCTTTTTCCACGGCAATATGGATGTCGCGGATCATGCTGGCCTTTTTGTTCATGACGTCTTCAACAAGATCCTGTTCCATCTTAGCCAGGCGTTGGGACATTTCCAGACGCATTTCTTCCAAACGCTCCTCTTCGCTGCGAGCCATTTGGGATTTTTCTTTTTCTAATTTTTCATTCAGAAAAATCTTCTGAGCATCGAATTCTTTGAACAGGTGATTCTTTTTGTTTTCCACGTCGGAAATTTCAATTTGCAGGTTCGCCTGTTTTTGCTGAAGTTTCTTAAGTGCTTCTTCCGTCGCGGCACTGCGTTTTGTGTGATCATCGATCGAGGATTTCAAAGAATCCAAAGTCTGACGGTCGATATCGATATTTTCTTCAAGTTTACGCAGCTCAGCCGTTGATTTTTCACGCAACTCGGTGAATTCACGTTCAGCCGCTTCCTTACGGGAAAGGTATTCTGCCTCTGCCGCCTGTTTTCTGCGTTCGTATTCAGCCTCAGAAGTCTGTTTAAGTTCTGTGGTATCTGCCAGCGTTTTCGCCAAAGCAGTACGGGCTGTCTCCAGATCGTCTTTGATCACCGCGAGGGCGCTGGAATTTTTTAAAAGGTCTTCTTTAACTGAGACCAGTTGCTCATGGGTTTGCTGCGCTTGCATACGGGCAAACTCGATGATGCGAACGGCTTCGTCTTTGGCTTCTTTGATCGTCGCCGCATTTTCATTCTGCGCCGTTTGACGAGCTTGTTCCAAAGCTTCGGTCTTCATTTTTTCCGCAGCCAAGGTAGCTTCGGAGATTATATCTTCGACATCAGCTTTTGCCTTTTGACGAAGAGATTGCACATACACGTCAACTTCTTCACGAAGTTCTTGCGCCATATTACGGGCATCATGCAAAAGCTGATGACCCTGACGTTGATAGTCAGCCAAGATTGCGTCGGCTTCTTTATGAGCTTCTGCGATACGAGTTTGGTGAAAGATTTCAGCTTGCGCTTGGGCATCACGGGCTTTTTGATAGATCGCCTGAGTGCGCTTTTCAGCCTGCTTCTCCCCTTCCAAAACGATTTGTGCCGCTGCACGTTTGGCATCGTGGAGAATTTTCTCCGCTTGGAAAGGTGCCTGATTGGGAGCCGGCATGGCGATTGTATCTTCGTGACCCGTCTTTTCTTCGTAATCCAATTTTTTTGGAATCTTAGGTACAGACAAAGACGGCGTTAAAGGGTTGGCCTCTTGTTTACGTGCCACTGGAACATCTGGTACCGGAACCGGTTCTGGTTCAGGCTCCAGTTCGGGC
This genomic window contains:
- the aspT gene encoding aspartate-alanine antiporter, which translates into the protein MDIPQLIHEHPEITIFFSMFIGHLIGRIKIGHFSLGSVVGTLLTGLVVGVAYVPDIPEVVRWAFFDLFLFAIGYSVGPQFFSSLKKSALPQIIISVTVNIGGLFAVIGCAWAMRFDTGTSAGLLSGSLTQSAALGTGISAIHELNIGPSEKDRLSSNVPIADAMTYVFGDIGLILLLVVILPAIFKIDLKKESADLEEAMRKDSSDESESFFKIANKETLRAYVVTSKDFIGKSVKDIETQFVANRIFIEKVQREGNLQTVTPELILNLGDIITIAGWRPGFIQGIEKIGSEIDSNEMLSVDHSERKIFVANKEIVGKTLSEVAKQGRGLFLKKIQRGPTEMPLLPKLELRHGDILYLMGSTENLDRATKIIGFAESDPHKSDLAFLAFCVCLGTVLGLLSFHVGDIPLGLGSSGSILVVGLIAGWAQRRFPKVGRIPEPAQKLLIDIGLIVFIAVVGLKAGPNAVDAIKAGGIVMVAKILFAGAISTLAGPILGFLVGHFILKQNPALTLASLGGAQTAMPSLNALQDASESKILALSFTLPYAIGNILLTLWGPIIVAVSRLWQ
- a CDS encoding FHA domain-containing protein — its product is MTKFTVTIHRKDQAITKEVMKDSFTIGRSLDCDLSLNDTHVSRVHLVVSRRWNQIFIEDKNSSNGTFLNGNKMVQGTPVNITSSDKLQLGRSEFILVFDLETDEVAAPMPELEPEPEPVPVPDVPVARKQEANPLTPSLSVPKIPKKLDYEEKTGHEDTIAMPAPNQAPFQAEKILHDAKRAAAQIVLEGEKQAEKRTQAIYQKARDAQAQAEIFHQTRIAEAHKEADAILADYQRQGHQLLHDARNMAQELREEVDVYVQSLRQKAKADVEDIISEATLAAEKMKTEALEQARQTAQNENAATIKEAKDEAVRIIEFARMQAQQTHEQLVSVKEDLLKNSSALAVIKDDLETARTALAKTLADTTELKQTSEAEYERRKQAAEAEYLSRKEAAEREFTELREKSTAELRKLEENIDIDRQTLDSLKSSIDDHTKRSAATEEALKKLQQKQANLQIEISDVENKKNHLFKEFDAQKIFLNEKLEKEKSQMARSEEERLEEMRLEMSQRLAKMEQDLVEDVMNKKASMIRDIHIAVEKEVVQLVEVNEWNKIKQKVQEQIQEAVEGRVSSISQSSATQAKPADIVKKRKNEKVRWASMGLAAGIVIVFAGEIALDRVRKDSNPMGTRAQQEAAARAADLERRRFNPPQVDEMKDSYTDAVIYTRNFTATYGDNEFQQKFYKAASQYLLKTWRIDEDKSLQVLAAANATVKELQERRNKIHPDFIKDGIDKMRAFEKENVTRMKDILGSEVRLESFKRFEKNFYKEQYDLRAMAQQ